The genomic interval CAGAAAACTATTACAAGAGGTCCTTGTAGCATTTGAAGAAGTAGTATTCCTATTCCTAGTAGTTCTCTTCCTGGAAATTTAAAACGCCCCATTGCATATCCCGCCGGAGTCCCTAGGATCATTATTAAACCTGTTGCAAGCCCACAAGCTATTAAACTATTTTTTAAATATGTCCACATGTTTCCACCGCTAGATTTGAAGGCCCATATATAGTTACTAAGAGTTGGGTGATGTGGAATCCAATGAGGAACAAGAGTAAATATTTCATTAGTGGGTTTGAATGATGACGAAATTAGCCAAACAAATGGCCCTAAGGTAAAAACAAGCAGAATAAAAACTCCTATATAAACGAACAGTGCTTTCAAATTTACTCTCATTTCTGTCAACCTTCCCAATTCAATTTGTAAGCTTTGCTAATATAAAGATAAAAGGCAGCTATAGTCAAGACCACGACAAAAGATAAAGTAGCAAGTGCCGCAGCTTTGCCAAATTTAAAGAATCCAAAGGCTGTTGTGTAAGTATACACACTTAGAACGCTCGTACTATATCCTGGTCCTCCCTGAGTCAAAACCCATATCATTCTAAAATTATTCCAAGTTGAGATAGAAGATATCAGAGAAACTAATACTATGACTGGTTTCATAAGTGGAATCGTAACATATCTGAATAATTTTCCTCCGGATGCTCCATCCACTTTTGCAGCTTCATATAATTCTGGAGGTATACTCTGCAGTCCAGCTAAAAACATAACAGCTGTATAAGGAAAGCCTTTCCATGTACTTGCTAATAGTAAAACCCACCACACTGTATTTTTGTTTCCAAGCCAATTTATATAATTTTTTATTATATGAAAATAATTCATATAATAATTCATTACTCCCCAATCGCCATTTAAAAACCATCTCCATGTTATTCCTACTGTTATTACTGGCATAACCCATGAGACCATCATTAACCCACGGAACAATCCCTTTAACTTTAGAAACTTGCTATCAAGTAAAAGAGCTGCCCCTATTCCCAAAGTGATTTGAAACAGAGTTGAACCAAACACCCAAATGACAGTGTGCCACAATATACCATAGAAATTTGGATCAGAAAATAGTATTTCCTTAAAATTTCCTAATCCTATAAAGTGGGGAGCCTTATCCATTAAGAGAAAATACTTGGTAAAGCTCAAATAAATAACGTATCCTAAGGGGTATATGCCAAATCCTATCAGAAACAGCAATGCGGGTAAAATAAAGAAAAATGCAACGCGTCTTCTCCTTGACAATTTTGCCACATCATCACCTCATTTTTAATCTTACGAGAACGGAGAGGAGGATGGCAAAGAAAGACAAAAGCTCATCCTCCCCATATATTATATTATTTAAATTGTGCTTTTACTTGATCTAACCCTGTTTTTATTTGCTCATAAACGCTTTGAACTGACGCTCCATTTAAAAGAGAAGCCATGGCTGTTGTGAATATTTTTTCCATTTCCACTCTGCCAGGTATTTTTTCCATTGGCTTTCCATATTCTTTCACCATATTGGCGAAGTCATTTGTAATTCTACTATTTCCTTCCAAAGCATTTGATTTAGGATACATGTTCATATTTTTCTGTAGTGACTTAATTTCAGAAATTTTTTCATCTGTCCTAGCAGGAAGATTTATGAATGCTACGTATTTACTTCCCCATTCTTTCGATGTTATGTATGTAAGGACTTTCCAAGCTGCTTCTTTGTTTTTGGACTTTGCAAACATACCCCAGCCGGCGTTACTAACAGGAACCCAAGGTTTATTTACATCTGGCCCGTGTGGAAAAGGAATCGCACGTACATGTTGAATAACATCTGGATTTATGGGATAAACATTTGCTGTGAAAAAGCTCCCTGTAATCATCATGGCACATTTGCCCATTGCGAAAGCCTGAAACGCTTCTTTAAGCCCCCAAGTATTTGCTGATGGTGGCATGTATGGTTTAAGTTCCTTAATAAAATTTAATAGATTTATATATCTTTCTTTGTTATTAATGCTAGTATCAGTCAAAGAAAAGCCATCACTATATCCCATTATGTAAGCCTGTCTCCATGCATATCGATGTAGTCCTGTTGGATAAACAATTCCATAGCGTACTATTTTCCCATTAGAATCCTTAATGGTTAATTTTTTAGCAGCTTCTAACAAATCATTCCAAGTTTTTATGTCAGAAGGTTGAATGCCAGCTTCTTCAAGGTAATCTGTTCTAACAAGCAATCCATATCCTATAGCAACCCAGGGTAAAGTGTATATTTTGCCATCATACTTAGAAAAATCCAATACACTTGGGATGAAACTATTCATATCAACACCGTTCATGGGTCGATTTTTCAAATAAGAATCCAAAGGTTCAAGCGCTCCCATCTTTGCGAATGTTGTGAAATCCTGTTGCTGTACTATATCTGGAACATTTCCTGCCATTATCATAGTAAGAAGTTTATTCTGGAGATCCGGCCAACCTATGTAAAGCATCTGGACGTTAATATTAGGATAAGCTTTTTCAATACTTGCTGCCATCTGTTCAGCAAAAGCTTTTTCAGTAGATGACGTTCCAGCATAAACCACTCTTACATTTGTTTTAGCAAGTACTATACTTGCACTCATTAACAATATTAAACTTATAGACAAAGTTACCAAAAGCTTTCTTTTCATAAATATTCCCCCTCCTTAAGACGCAAGTTAGATGTTACGTAAATGGTATTTCAGAATATCTCTACTACGACTCTGGGAATCACCTCCTCAAATAATTTTAGAGGTTATTTTTTCAGCTGTGCGTTTTAACATATTGACATACTCGTTAATTTTTCCAAGTTCTATCAACGATTTTGGTCCAGAAACGCTAAGTGCGCCTCTTATTTCACTTTTGTTATGATCAAAAATTGGCACCGCACAGCAAAAAATACCTCTTTCAGATTCTTCATCATCAACGGCAAACTCATTCTTCTTAACCTTCTGAATCTCATTAAACAATCTTTCTGGATTTGTTATTGTATTAGGCCCTTCTTTAGTTAAGTTTAAGCTTTTTACCACATTTCTAAGCTCTAAGTCTTCTAAACCGCTTAATAAAACCTTGCCAAGAGCTGTACAATGTGATGGAGAAACTTTACCTATTCTTGTATACATACGTCTTGTATCAGGACCAATTACTGTGTAAAGATATAAAACTTTGTAATTCTCGGTAAGTTCTGCTAAGTGGACAGCAAGACCGCTTTCTTTCATTAGTTTTTCCATAAAAGGAATGGATGCTCTCACTATACCTATATTCTCCACACCGTTAATTTTCATTTTTACCAAATTAATACCTATTTTATAAGTTCTTCCATTTTTGTCATGATCAAGAAGCCCTATTTTTACTAATGTAGAAAGAATTCTATGCACTGTAGAAGCAGGATAATTTACCTTTTTAACGATATTAGTAAAAGTAGTTTCTGTTGTAGGCATATTTGCAATAATCTGCAAGACTTTAAAAGATTTTTTGACAGAATTCATATTTGTTTTCTCCTTTTTCCAGTATACGGAAATTAATCCATTTTATGGAACAATATAAAGTATACAACTTAAAAATTAATTTGTCAAGTTTTGTATGCATGCAATAGAAAGTGTAATGAAAAAACATCCGAAAAAACCAGGATTTTTTCACCACGTGCGTGGGCTGTGGCGAAGGCGAGCCGAGCGAAAAGCTTGCTTTGAGCCGCTGCGAGACAAGCCAATGGACGCGCTGTGTGGTGAAAGAATGAGAGGCGGAGTGTTCGCGAGCTGGATTTGCGAAAGATGTGTTTCTTTTTCTTGAGCTGATACGTGCGAGCGATGCACGGAGCGTACCTCAAATGTAACCTCTTCTTTCTATTTTTTAATTCATACCACATATAGTCATGGCAAAAAGTTGTACCTATATATGGAGGCCTCACATCCAGGGAAGGGAATGGTCGCTTTGAATGAAACGATCGTTATTCTCTTCATCATTTTAATCTTCATCATTATCTTCATAGAAAACAAAGGGGGATGATAACCAATGGCAGCGGGAGATGCTGTAACTGAACTGGGGAAAGCTCAATCGATAGTTATTTATCTTAACACCGGAAGTACGGACGCAGACGGAAAGCCAATCATAGACAGGGTAACTGTGAACAACGTTAACCCATCGGCGCAAGAACAAGCCAAATACGATTTCGCTTACGCTTTGGCAGGCTTAACTTCCAAGACTGTGGAAGGCATAGACGTTAGAACCACGACTGAACTCGGTCCAGTGGGCTGATAGGGGGGTGAATGATATATGGCAGTAACGACTACCAAATATTTGGCGATGAAATTCATAGCTTCATCTGACGGCTCATCTAAGATAATAAGGCTTGCCGACCCAAGAGACGATTTAACGGATACGGACGTGCAAAACTTCATGAGCTCGGTTGTCTCATCCAACATGCTTTACACTTCAAAAGGCGCATTGTGCGACACCGTAGACAGTGCTAACATAATAGATAGGAACGACAACGAGCTGTTCAACCTTGTTCAATGATCAACGGGGGCAAATGCCCCCTTTTGTTTATCTTTAATGTGGAGGTGAATGAATGGAAGAAGCTTTGAGCGTATTGAAAGACGTTAAATTGGTCATAGACTCCGCGGTTGTGTTGGTTGAACACGATGGAGACGGAGCCAACAAAAAGAAAAAGGTATTGGAATTGGTGAACGAATTCATGAAGTCCAACAACATAACACCGCCCGTGCCCATTTCCATATTCAATTGGTTGGTTGGCGAAGCGGTTGACATAACGGTAAAATGGCTTAATGATAATTTGTGGAAAAAGGAAACCGGCAAAAAGAAATAAAGGAGTTGTTCCCCTCTTAAACGAAAAAGAATTCAAATCTCTTGAAAGGGTTGTATCGTCGTTAATGAAGAAATACACTTATTCAGTTTACGAACATGAGCTGCAAGATTTAAAACAGACGATATGGTATTTGGTGATAATCTCAAAGGCGAAGTACGACCCAAAGCGAGGGATACCGTTTGAAGCGTGGGCATATTACTACGCGAAGATGAAATTGAGAGACCATTTCTGGAGGGGAACGAACTTTCCACAGACTAAAGGGGCATTTACCCTTTTGCATACAAAAGCGAAGAAATTATATGAATGATTGGCGCCAGAGATGGCGCCTTTTTTGTTGGAACGCGTTTCATTGTGGAAATTAGAGAAAAGCGAGATATTCAAACGCATATGAAAAGATAAATCAAGATGTTAGGTGTATAATTGTTCGAAAGTGCTTCAATTTCTGGAGTTTAAACATTCAAACGGTGGGGGGAAGTTTGACTTGGCAGATGTCACTCTTTTTTTAGGGCCGCCTTCTTCTGGCAAAACAAAGGCGATGATAGCTGAGCTTTCAAAAATCGAACCGTTTAGTTATACTTTCATTGGAAGCCAGGGTGAATTCGTTAAATTCGTAGCACAAATGGCATCGAAAGAGATTGGAATTATAAACAGATCCGCTTTTAAAACTCTTGATCAATTCGCAGTAGATTTGGTTGTGGAACAAAAAGGCCTTGTATTTGCCGATGAAGCGTTAAAGCTTTCGGTTTTATCTTCGGTTATTGAGGATATGTCTTCTAAAAATTTGGATTTCCCAGATGAAATCGTAAAGCTTAAACATCGCTCCACGGTGGAAAAGCTTCTTTCTTTGATAGACGACATAAAATCTTACATGAAGGAAGATGAGTTTAAAGAGCCACAAACGCGAATGGATTTCTTCATATCAAGTGTTATGGAGCTTTTCAAAAAAGCCTTGAATTCAAAGAATCTGTTTGATACTTACGACGCTTACGCCATGATTGCCAACGGTGAAATTGAATTAAACGGAAAGTATCTTTTTGTAGATGGTTTTTACGATTTCACGCCGGTGGTTTCCAAACTTTTAAAAACCCTCATTTCTCATTCGAAAAAGACGTTCATAACCGCCACACAAGGAGAAATATTCAAAAGAGGAACATCCACGATTTTAAAAACCGTTGAGGAATTCAATCCAAGAAAAGTTAATTTCCAATTCAAAGGCTCTCAGGTTGCAAGGGGATTGTTTTTTGGAAATGGCGAAAATCTTCACGTCCATGCTTTTGAGAAGATAACCGATGAGATCAACTGGGTTTGCGGAAAGGTAAAGCGCCTACTTTTAAACGGAAGAAGCCCAGATGATTTTGAAATAGTCGTCAACTCTTCAAGCAGCGATTACGTGGAAGCTTTAAAAGAAAAGCTTGAAGAATATTCGATAGAAGTTTCTTATCTTGGCAAGAAAAGCCTGTCTCAAAATGTGGTTGTTCAGCAGCTCATGCTCCCAATAAGAGTTGTGACGAATGGTTATCCTCCCGATCTTCTAAACAGCATGATGATGGTGGGATATGGTGGGAAAGAAAAAGGTTTTTCCCTCATTTACGACCTTGCAAGGTTGAACAGAGGGCCCATAAGGCTTTCGCACGATATGAGATTGAAAAATTGGATGGAAAAGATAGACAGGTTCACCGATTTTCTGCGCAAAAAGAAGTCGTTTGTTGAAAACTCTGATGAAGAGTACAACCAAAAGGCCACCCTTGAAGAGATTGAAAGGCTCCTTTCTTTTGCCGATGAATCGAGAAAAACCGTGGAGTCACTCTTTGATTTTTTGCTTGATTTTGAAAACGCCAAAGGCATTTCCGAATACACGAAAGCGTTTGAAAAAGCGATTGAAGTGGTAAAAAAGAGGGAATTATCTCAAGATGATATGGAAGCCATTAAATCTTTCAAAGAGCTCTTGTGGGAAGTAGAAGGAATATGGTCATTTACAGGAGTAAGTGAAATAACCAGTTTGGATTACAGATATTATTTGGAGCTTCAATTGAAAGAAAGATTTTATATTCCCGAAGAAAACGAACTCTCAGTTCGCATATCAGATGTGTTAACCTCACGCTTCAGCCATAAACCTTTGAAAATATTCGTTGGCTTCAACGACGGCAATTACCCACAATTTCACCAAAACTATTTTTACACCACGATAGAGGAAGAAAATCACTTCGGCGAAAACAGGATTCTTAAAAGCCTTTTTGATAACAGGCTTGATCTTTACACCGCTATGTCGCATGCAAGCGAAGTTTATTTGACAATGCCAACTTCAACGGTGAGCGGAATAAAAATTCTTCCCTCTATTTATCTCACGGAATTGGAAGAAAAATTCGACACGGCAATAGATGAGGCGGAAGAAATTCCTCCCATGAGCGCTCAAGAGGCGGTTATCGCGTACGCAAAGTGGGCAAGAGAGAACGGCAGATCACCTGAGATCGAAAAAAAGCTTGGAGTGGAAATGCCAAGAGTTCAAGAATACAACTTGAAAGATGAAGCCAATTTGTCTTTTTGTGGAAAAATGTCAGAAAAACCTGTGAGCTTTTACAAGTTTTCATATTATGACAAATGCCCGCTCATGTTTTTCTTCGCTTACGTTCTTAAAATTCCTCAGGAGATCGCGTACACGTTCGATTTAGACGCGCTTGAAATTGGAACGATTTACCACAACGTTTTGAAAAAAATGATGAAACGCGGTAGAGATGCCTTGATGAGGAAAACATACGATGAAGTTTATGCCATGACAAAAGAATTTG from Mesoaciditoga lauensis cd-1655R = DSM 25116 carries:
- a CDS encoding carbohydrate ABC transporter permease, with protein sequence MAKLSRRRRVAFFFILPALLFLIGFGIYPLGYVIYLSFTKYFLLMDKAPHFIGLGNFKEILFSDPNFYGILWHTVIWVFGSTLFQITLGIGAALLLDSKFLKLKGLFRGLMMVSWVMPVITVGITWRWFLNGDWGVMNYYMNYFHIIKNYINWLGNKNTVWWVLLLASTWKGFPYTAVMFLAGLQSIPPELYEAAKVDGASGGKLFRYVTIPLMKPVIVLVSLISSISTWNNFRMIWVLTQGGPGYSTSVLSVYTYTTAFGFFKFGKAAALATLSFVVVLTIAAFYLYISKAYKLNWEG
- a CDS encoding ABC transporter substrate-binding protein, whose protein sequence is MKRKLLVTLSISLILLMSASIVLAKTNVRVVYAGTSSTEKAFAEQMAASIEKAYPNINVQMLYIGWPDLQNKLLTMIMAGNVPDIVQQQDFTTFAKMGALEPLDSYLKNRPMNGVDMNSFIPSVLDFSKYDGKIYTLPWVAIGYGLLVRTDYLEEAGIQPSDIKTWNDLLEAAKKLTIKDSNGKIVRYGIVYPTGLHRYAWRQAYIMGYSDGFSLTDTSINNKERYINLLNFIKELKPYMPPSANTWGLKEAFQAFAMGKCAMMITGSFFTANVYPINPDVIQHVRAIPFPHGPDVNKPWVPVSNAGWGMFAKSKNKEAAWKVLTYITSKEWGSKYVAFINLPARTDEKISEIKSLQKNMNMYPKSNALEGNSRITNDFANMVKEYGKPMEKIPGRVEMEKIFTTAMASLLNGASVQSVYEQIKTGLDQVKAQFK
- a CDS encoding IclR family transcriptional regulator is translated as MNSVKKSFKVLQIIANMPTTETTFTNIVKKVNYPASTVHRILSTLVKIGLLDHDKNGRTYKIGINLVKMKINGVENIGIVRASIPFMEKLMKESGLAVHLAELTENYKVLYLYTVIGPDTRRMYTRIGKVSPSHCTALGKVLLSGLEDLELRNVVKSLNLTKEGPNTITNPERLFNEIQKVKKNEFAVDDEESERGIFCCAVPIFDHNKSEIRGALSVSGPKSLIELGKINEYVNMLKRTAEKITSKII
- a CDS encoding DUF1659 domain-containing protein; the encoded protein is MAAGDAVTELGKAQSIVIYLNTGSTDADGKPIIDRVTVNNVNPSAQEQAKYDFAYALAGLTSKTVEGIDVRTTTELGPVG
- a CDS encoding DUF2922 domain-containing protein, translating into MAVTTTKYLAMKFIASSDGSSKIIRLADPRDDLTDTDVQNFMSSVVSSNMLYTSKGALCDTVDSANIIDRNDNELFNLVQ
- a CDS encoding sigma factor encodes the protein MIICGKRKPAKRNKGVVPLLNEKEFKSLERVVSSLMKKYTYSVYEHELQDLKQTIWYLVIISKAKYDPKRGIPFEAWAYYYAKMKLRDHFWRGTNFPQTKGAFTLLHTKAKKLYE
- a CDS encoding PD-(D/E)XK nuclease family protein; this translates as MADVTLFLGPPSSGKTKAMIAELSKIEPFSYTFIGSQGEFVKFVAQMASKEIGIINRSAFKTLDQFAVDLVVEQKGLVFADEALKLSVLSSVIEDMSSKNLDFPDEIVKLKHRSTVEKLLSLIDDIKSYMKEDEFKEPQTRMDFFISSVMELFKKALNSKNLFDTYDAYAMIANGEIELNGKYLFVDGFYDFTPVVSKLLKTLISHSKKTFITATQGEIFKRGTSTILKTVEEFNPRKVNFQFKGSQVARGLFFGNGENLHVHAFEKITDEINWVCGKVKRLLLNGRSPDDFEIVVNSSSSDYVEALKEKLEEYSIEVSYLGKKSLSQNVVVQQLMLPIRVVTNGYPPDLLNSMMMVGYGGKEKGFSLIYDLARLNRGPIRLSHDMRLKNWMEKIDRFTDFLRKKKSFVENSDEEYNQKATLEEIERLLSFADESRKTVESLFDFLLDFENAKGISEYTKAFEKAIEVVKKRELSQDDMEAIKSFKELLWEVEGIWSFTGVSEITSLDYRYYLELQLKERFYIPEENELSVRISDVLTSRFSHKPLKIFVGFNDGNYPQFHQNYFYTTIEEENHFGENRILKSLFDNRLDLYTAMSHASEVYLTMPTSTVSGIKILPSIYLTELEEKFDTAIDEAEEIPPMSAQEAVIAYAKWARENGRSPEIEKKLGVEMPRVQEYNLKDEANLSFCGKMSEKPVSFYKFSYYDKCPLMFFFAYVLKIPQEIAYTFDLDALEIGTIYHNVLKKMMKRGRDALMRKTYDEVYAMTKEFVKEELEKITFLEEELFKINLARISAVITEYLFNVELRDPQELKSNMKKYMIYQNKAKKTEEFFVPYRFEFSIDGANGELGGIKFVGRIDRIDTCPSGLMIVDYKRKNQGEKEQLCIYSAIAQKMLNRPVLQATFSLIEAQKISSLISSEKIQKETERTLSKVKEFLESVQKGKFNSKNACKRCPYSMICPERREK